A single genomic interval of Oryzomonas sagensis harbors:
- the murJ gene encoding murein biosynthesis integral membrane protein MurJ, whose protein sequence is MSEKGNIARAAGILGSATILSRVMGMVRDMVVSRLFGAGFASDAFFAAFQIPNMLRRFFAEGALTSAFVPIFSETLNKRGEHEARELANACFSLLTIVMAGVTLAGILFSPVIVGLMFPGFHAVPGKFELTVLLNRVMFPYIFFISLVALCMGILNTVRHFFTPAISTVFLNLSMIVAALSLRGFFDVPITALATGVLIGGIVQLFLQLPVLWRKGFPLRPRFAFGHPQVRRIALLMLPSIFGVGVYYLNITVSAILASLLPQGSVSYLYYAQRLFEFPQGIFTVSVAQAVLPSMSRQAAAGDMNGMKESLSFGLRLTLFITIPAMAGLLVCSTPIFSLIFMGGAFDYAKAVNSAQALFYYSLGLSFVAMTRVLAPAFYALKDTKTPVWSAFCAFLLNFGFSLALMGPFKHGGLALATTISALGNMVMLLWFLRRKIGPFGGRGVVYCGLKSLAAAVPMAITVRYLCSWADWSLMGHKTGKALVLGGAIASGIVIYGLCVRLLRSEEAFEMLAMLTRKLGRKRSAP, encoded by the coding sequence ATGTCTGAAAAGGGCAATATAGCGCGGGCAGCAGGTATCCTCGGTTCGGCAACCATTCTGTCGCGAGTCATGGGCATGGTGCGCGACATGGTGGTGTCGCGTCTGTTCGGCGCAGGATTTGCGAGTGACGCCTTTTTTGCCGCCTTCCAAATCCCCAACATGCTGCGGCGTTTTTTTGCCGAGGGGGCTCTGACCTCGGCCTTTGTGCCCATTTTTTCCGAGACTCTCAACAAGCGGGGCGAACATGAGGCGCGGGAACTGGCCAATGCCTGCTTCAGTCTTTTGACCATTGTCATGGCCGGTGTGACCCTGGCCGGCATCCTGTTTTCTCCGGTCATCGTCGGCTTGATGTTTCCCGGATTTCACGCGGTGCCGGGCAAGTTCGAGCTGACCGTACTCCTGAACCGGGTGATGTTCCCCTACATCTTCTTCATCAGCCTGGTGGCGCTCTGCATGGGGATTCTCAACACGGTCCGCCATTTTTTCACCCCAGCCATCTCCACGGTCTTCCTCAATCTCTCCATGATCGTTGCAGCCCTCTCGTTGCGGGGTTTCTTCGATGTTCCCATTACGGCGCTGGCAACAGGCGTGTTGATCGGCGGTATCGTGCAACTGTTTCTGCAACTGCCGGTGCTGTGGCGCAAAGGATTTCCGCTCCGTCCCCGTTTCGCCTTCGGCCATCCCCAGGTGCGCCGTATTGCCCTCCTGATGCTGCCGTCCATCTTTGGCGTGGGGGTCTACTATCTCAATATTACCGTCAGCGCCATACTGGCCTCGCTGCTGCCCCAGGGGAGCGTGTCGTACCTCTACTACGCCCAGCGGTTGTTCGAATTTCCCCAGGGTATCTTCACGGTCTCCGTTGCCCAGGCCGTACTCCCCTCCATGAGTCGGCAGGCGGCCGCGGGCGACATGAACGGCATGAAGGAGTCCCTCTCATTTGGCCTGCGTCTGACCCTCTTCATCACCATTCCGGCCATGGCCGGCCTTCTGGTCTGCTCGACCCCCATCTTCAGCCTGATCTTCATGGGGGGGGCATTCGACTACGCAAAGGCGGTCAATTCGGCCCAGGCGCTCTTCTATTACTCCTTGGGCCTTTCCTTCGTAGCCATGACGCGGGTCCTCGCCCCGGCCTTCTATGCGCTCAAGGACACCAAAACGCCGGTCTGGAGCGCCTTTTGCGCGTTCCTGCTCAATTTTGGTTTCAGCCTGGCTCTGATGGGGCCCTTCAAACATGGGGGATTGGCATTGGCCACCACGATTTCGGCCTTGGGCAATATGGTTATGCTGCTCTGGTTCCTGCGGCGCAAGATCGGCCCGTTCGGCGGGCGGGGGGTTGTGTACTGCGGTCTGAAGTCGTTGGCTGCCGCCGTGCCGATGGCCATCACGGTCCGTTATCTGTGCAGTTGGGCCGATTGGTCGCTCATGGGGCATAAAACAGGCAAAGCCCTGGTGCTTGGTGGCGCCATAGCGTCGGGCATCGTCATCTACGGGCTCTGCGTCCGGTTGTTGCGGTCGGAGGAGGCATTTGAGATGCTGGCAATGCTCACAAGGAAACTGGGACGGAAAAGGAGTGCCCCTTGA
- a CDS encoding DNA recombination protein RmuC, protein MTAPLFYLLLIVSLLSLILSALVLARLSRIASNASFDVRIDALERQLERMERMLRDELARNREEAQLSARQGREEGTSLVGALGDSLLKRMSEIAGLQKNQLDIFAGQLKNLTASNEGRLDKLRETVEDRLRLIQEDNARKLEQMRATVDEKLHDTLEKRLGESFKLVSERLELVQRGLGEMQTLASGVGDLKKVLTNVKTRGTFGEVQLASLLEQILAPGQYESNVESKKGSGQRVEFALRLPGRDGTAEGMVWLPLDAKFPQEDYLRLVEAQDNADAVAAEEAARQLERAIKEMAKAIRDKYLDPPHTTDFGIMFIPTEGLYAEILRRPGLAETLQREYKVLAAGPTTLAALLNSLQMGFRTLAIEKRSAEVWTLLGAVRTEFAKFGGVLEKTSKKLQEAGNHIDQAAIRTRAIERKLRDVQELPQGEAAGLLGLPEMGEGDEH, encoded by the coding sequence ATGACAGCACCATTATTTTACCTGCTACTCATAGTGTCGCTACTTTCCCTGATACTGTCGGCCCTGGTGCTGGCGCGGCTCTCGCGCATCGCTTCAAACGCATCGTTTGACGTGCGTATCGATGCCCTGGAGCGGCAGTTGGAACGTATGGAGCGCATGCTGCGCGACGAACTTGCCAGAAACCGTGAGGAAGCCCAGCTCTCGGCCCGCCAGGGACGCGAGGAAGGAACATCGCTCGTGGGTGCCCTGGGGGATTCGCTCCTGAAACGCATGAGCGAGATTGCCGGCTTGCAGAAGAATCAACTGGACATCTTTGCCGGCCAGCTGAAAAACCTGACCGCGAGCAATGAGGGGAGGCTGGACAAGCTGCGGGAGACCGTGGAGGACCGTCTGCGGCTGATTCAGGAGGATAACGCCCGGAAACTGGAGCAGATGCGGGCGACGGTTGATGAAAAACTGCACGATACCCTGGAAAAACGCCTGGGCGAGTCCTTCAAGCTGGTCAGCGAACGTCTTGAACTGGTCCAGCGCGGTCTGGGGGAGATGCAGACCCTGGCCAGCGGTGTCGGGGACCTGAAAAAGGTTCTGACCAACGTCAAGACCCGCGGCACCTTCGGCGAGGTTCAACTGGCCAGTCTGCTGGAGCAGATACTGGCGCCGGGGCAGTACGAAAGCAACGTCGAATCTAAAAAGGGGAGCGGACAGCGGGTGGAGTTCGCCCTGCGCCTGCCCGGCCGGGACGGTACGGCGGAGGGCATGGTCTGGTTGCCGCTGGACGCCAAGTTTCCCCAGGAGGACTATCTCCGCCTGGTGGAGGCCCAGGACAACGCCGATGCCGTTGCCGCCGAGGAAGCTGCCCGTCAGCTGGAACGGGCGATCAAGGAGATGGCCAAGGCCATCCGCGACAAGTATCTGGACCCCCCCCATACCACCGATTTCGGCATCATGTTCATTCCTACCGAGGGACTGTATGCCGAGATATTGCGGCGGCCCGGCCTGGCCGAGACGTTGCAGCGGGAATACAAGGTCCTGGCGGCCGGGCCCACCACCCTGGCGGCGCTTTTGAACAGCCTGCAGATGGGTTTTCGCACCCTGGCCATCGAGAAACGTTCGGCCGAAGTCTGGACCCTGCTTGGCGCGGTGCGGACCGAATTCGCCAAGTTCGGGGGGGTACTCGAAAAAACGAGCAAGAAGTTGCAAGAGGCGGGCAATCATATCGATCAGGCCGCCATCCGCACCCGGGCTATCGAACGCAAGTTGCGGGACGTGCAGGAACTGCCCCAGGGAGAGGCCGCCGGACTCCTTGGCTTACCTGAAATGGGTGAGGGGGATGAACACTGA
- a CDS encoding MucR family transcriptional regulator: MTATLVELTAGIVSSHAAGTEMNSDDLIQEINRVFTTLKKLETEGATAAEGAAAPGAPAMPIKKAFQNDQVCCLICGKTGFKTLTRHLKQAHDMKPGQYRKQFNIPASQSLTAKNYSEARRKAANENNLAANLEKARAVRAAKKDAAKPAKPVKAAAAKPAKPVKAAKAVKAKPAKAKA; the protein is encoded by the coding sequence ATGACAGCAACTCTTGTTGAACTGACTGCGGGTATTGTTTCTTCCCATGCGGCCGGTACAGAGATGAACAGTGACGATCTTATCCAGGAAATCAACCGGGTCTTCACGACGTTGAAAAAGCTGGAAACCGAAGGAGCCACGGCGGCAGAAGGCGCCGCTGCGCCGGGTGCACCGGCCATGCCGATCAAAAAAGCCTTCCAGAACGATCAGGTCTGCTGCCTGATCTGCGGCAAAACGGGGTTCAAGACCCTTACCCGCCACCTTAAACAGGCTCATGACATGAAACCGGGCCAGTACCGCAAACAGTTCAATATCCCCGCATCCCAGTCCCTGACCGCCAAGAACTACTCCGAGGCCCGCCGCAAGGCTGCCAACGAAAACAATCTGGCTGCCAACCTGGAAAAGGCCCGCGCCGTGCGTGCCGCCAAAAAGGACGCCGCCAAACCGGCAAAACCGGTAAAGGCAGCTGCAGCGAAACCGGCAAAACCGGTTAAAGCAGCGAAAGCCGTCAAGGCAAAACCGGCCAAGGCCAAAGCCTAA
- the rsmA gene encoding 16S rRNA (adenine(1518)-N(6)/adenine(1519)-N(6))-dimethyltransferase RsmA → MTALRRPLKALGQNFLVDGNIIAKIIRAAELTPDDRILEIGPGRGALSELLAQHGSRLTLVEFDHALAAALKERYTGNDRITVIDGDILALDLAVVLGAEPAAWKVVANLPYNISTPILFRLLELRSLFSRLVLMLQREVGERLVASPDCADYGVTTLLLGLWFDIRREFIVPPTCFHPRPKVDSAVLSFVPLARPRVEVGDESVFRKVVKGAFAMRRKTLSNCLKAAELASPDEMHGILEQCGIDGKRRGETLSMEEFAALSRCLTALQTVGR, encoded by the coding sequence ATGACAGCATTGCGTCGCCCCCTCAAGGCCCTTGGCCAAAATTTTCTCGTCGACGGCAACATCATTGCCAAGATCATCCGTGCTGCCGAACTGACCCCGGATGACCGTATCCTCGAGATCGGCCCCGGGCGAGGCGCGCTGAGCGAACTGCTGGCGCAACACGGCAGCAGGCTGACGCTCGTGGAGTTCGACCACGCGCTGGCGGCCGCCCTGAAAGAACGCTACACCGGAAACGATCGGATCACGGTGATCGACGGCGACATCCTGGCGCTCGACCTTGCCGTGGTGCTGGGCGCGGAACCGGCGGCCTGGAAGGTGGTGGCCAACCTGCCGTACAACATCTCGACGCCGATACTCTTCCGCCTGCTGGAGTTGCGCAGTCTTTTTTCGCGACTGGTGCTGATGCTGCAACGCGAGGTCGGGGAAAGGCTGGTGGCCTCCCCGGATTGTGCCGATTACGGTGTGACGACGCTGCTGTTGGGGTTGTGGTTCGATATCCGCCGGGAGTTCATCGTTCCGCCGACCTGCTTTCATCCCCGTCCCAAGGTGGACTCGGCTGTGTTGAGCTTCGTGCCGCTTGCGCGCCCCCGGGTTGAGGTCGGTGATGAGTCGGTTTTCCGAAAAGTGGTCAAGGGGGCCTTTGCCATGCGCCGCAAGACCTTGTCCAACTGCTTGAAAGCGGCTGAACTCGCCTCGCCGGATGAGATGCACGGGATTTTGGAACAGTGCGGGATCGATGGAAAACGCCGGGGCGAGACCCTTTCCATGGAAGAGTTCGCTGCACTTTCCCGGTGTCTGACGGCTCTTCAAACAGTGGGACGCTGA
- the tsaD gene encoding tRNA (adenosine(37)-N6)-threonylcarbamoyltransferase complex transferase subunit TsaD: MLILAIESSCDETAAAVVRDGCETLSSVVSSQIAIHAEYGGVVPEIASRKHLEMITPVVNQALHEAGLAMGDIQGVAVTRGPGLAGALLVGLSAAKAIAFAQAVPFVGVHHIEGHIFATCLEQPVEFPFLALVVSGGHTHLYLVEGFGRYTTIGRTIDDAAGEAFDKSAKIMGLEYPGGARIDALARTGDCRAVRLPRPLINDGSLNFSFSGLKTAMLQWVNKHPLAMPSQDASDLCASFQEAVCDVLAFKTEAALRRCGARRLVVAGGVACNSGLRARMTRMAADLGVELHIPKPALCGDNAAMLGVAGNYYLCNGHASSLSLDVTATWEMDRIKDMFS, translated from the coding sequence GTGTTGATACTTGCCATTGAATCATCCTGCGATGAAACCGCAGCCGCAGTGGTGCGTGACGGCTGCGAGACGCTCTCGTCGGTGGTGTCGTCGCAGATCGCCATCCATGCCGAGTATGGCGGCGTTGTGCCGGAAATTGCTTCGCGCAAACACCTGGAGATGATTACCCCGGTGGTGAACCAGGCGTTGCATGAGGCTGGTTTGGCCATGGGAGACATCCAGGGGGTGGCGGTCACGCGTGGGCCGGGTTTGGCCGGGGCTCTTCTGGTGGGGCTTTCCGCCGCCAAGGCGATCGCCTTTGCCCAGGCCGTCCCCTTTGTGGGCGTTCATCACATCGAGGGGCATATCTTTGCCACTTGTCTGGAACAGCCGGTGGAGTTCCCCTTCCTGGCGCTGGTCGTGTCGGGCGGCCATACCCACCTCTATCTCGTTGAGGGCTTCGGCCGCTATACGACCATCGGCAGAACCATCGATGATGCCGCCGGCGAGGCCTTCGACAAGTCCGCCAAGATCATGGGGCTCGAATATCCGGGCGGCGCCCGCATCGATGCCCTGGCACGGACGGGGGATTGCCGGGCGGTGCGTCTGCCCCGCCCGCTGATCAATGACGGCAGTCTCAATTTCAGCTTCAGCGGCCTGAAGACGGCCATGCTGCAATGGGTCAACAAACATCCCCTTGCCATGCCGAGCCAGGATGCCAGCGATCTGTGCGCCTCGTTCCAAGAGGCGGTCTGCGATGTCCTGGCATTCAAGACCGAGGCGGCTCTCCGGCGCTGCGGGGCGCGACGCCTGGTGGTAGCGGGCGGGGTGGCCTGCAACAGCGGTCTGCGCGCCCGTATGACCCGCATGGCGGCAGATCTCGGCGTGGAACTGCATATCCCCAAGCCCGCCCTGTGCGGCGATAACGCGGCCATGCTGGGGGTTGCCGGCAATTATTATCTGTGCAACGGTCACGCCTCATCCCTGTCCCTGGACGTTACCGCCACCTGGGAGATGGACCGCATCAAGGACATGTTCTCATGA
- a CDS encoding ABC transporter ATP-binding protein yields MLRLKNINTYYGKVHALKNVSLHLGEGEIVTLIGANGAGKTTILNTISGVTPAGSGEVLFRKEPVTALTPDKIVRYGISQVPEGRQVFKPLSVEDNLELGAYLRYRSREDRTVIRRDMAQVFTLFPRLEERRRQLAGTMSGGEQQMLAIGRALMANPRLLLLDEPSMGLAPMVVQEIFRVLERLRRENGVTILLVEQNAKAALKLADRGYVLETGKIILEGPSAELLENAEVKRAYLGKDKKEIWER; encoded by the coding sequence ATGTTGCGACTTAAAAATATAAATACCTACTACGGTAAGGTCCATGCCCTTAAAAACGTTTCCCTGCATCTGGGGGAAGGGGAGATCGTGACCCTGATCGGCGCCAACGGGGCCGGTAAAACCACGATCCTCAATACCATCTCCGGGGTGACGCCGGCCGGCAGCGGTGAGGTGCTGTTCCGCAAGGAGCCGGTCACGGCCCTGACGCCGGACAAGATCGTCAGATACGGCATCTCCCAGGTACCCGAGGGGCGCCAGGTGTTCAAGCCGCTCTCGGTCGAGGACAACCTGGAGTTGGGTGCCTATCTGCGTTACCGCAGCCGTGAGGATCGAACCGTCATTCGCAGGGATATGGCGCAGGTATTTACCCTGTTCCCCCGGCTGGAGGAGCGGCGTCGGCAACTGGCCGGCACCATGTCGGGGGGGGAACAGCAGATGCTGGCCATCGGCAGGGCCTTGATGGCAAACCCCAGACTCCTGCTGCTGGACGAGCCTTCCATGGGGCTGGCGCCCATGGTGGTGCAGGAAATCTTCCGGGTGTTGGAGCGGTTGCGCCGGGAGAACGGCGTCACCATACTGCTGGTGGAGCAGAATGCCAAGGCCGCCCTGAAGCTGGCCGACCGGGGCTACGTGCTGGAGACCGGCAAGATCATCCTGGAAGGGCCGTCGGCCGAGTTGCTGGAGAATGCCGAGGTCAAACGGGCCTATCTGGGAAAGGACAAAAAAGAGATTTGGGAACGATGA
- a CDS encoding ABC transporter ATP-binding protein: protein MLEVSGITCIFGGVTALDGVSFTIGQGSVTGVIGPNGAGKTTLFNIITGIYRRTSGSVKLGGKDITGLPPERLARLGMVRTFQNIELFGAMSVLENVMVGLHTKSSSGLLACSLMMPWSIAEERRIREAAMHWLEFTGIAGLADDTAGNLSFGKGRLLEIARALAVEPRIILMDEPAAGLNSQETLGLAQLIGKIRGMGITVVLVEHDMELVMDVCDRIVVLNLGKKLAEGTPREIQENTEVIAAYLGDG, encoded by the coding sequence ATGCTTGAGGTCTCCGGCATTACCTGCATATTCGGTGGCGTCACGGCCCTGGATGGCGTCTCCTTTACCATCGGGCAGGGTTCCGTTACCGGCGTCATCGGTCCCAACGGCGCAGGGAAGACGACCCTGTTTAATATCATTACCGGCATCTACCGCCGCACCTCCGGCAGTGTGAAGCTGGGCGGCAAAGACATCACGGGGCTTCCCCCGGAACGGCTGGCGCGCCTCGGCATGGTGCGGACGTTCCAGAACATCGAACTGTTCGGTGCCATGAGTGTTCTTGAAAACGTCATGGTCGGACTCCATACCAAGAGTTCCAGCGGGCTCTTGGCCTGTTCCCTGATGATGCCCTGGAGCATCGCCGAAGAGCGGCGCATCCGGGAAGCTGCCATGCATTGGCTTGAGTTCACGGGTATCGCGGGACTGGCGGACGATACGGCCGGTAACCTCTCCTTCGGCAAGGGGCGGTTACTGGAGATCGCACGCGCCCTGGCGGTGGAGCCCCGCATCATCCTGATGGATGAACCGGCCGCCGGGCTCAACAGCCAGGAAACCCTCGGCTTGGCGCAACTGATTGGAAAAATACGCGGGATGGGTATTACCGTGGTGCTGGTGGAGCATGACATGGAGTTGGTGATGGATGTGTGCGACCGGATCGTGGTGCTGAACCTGGGCAAAAAGCTGGCGGAGGGGACGCCGCGGGAGATCCAGGAAAATACGGAAGTAATTGCGGCATACCTGGGGGATGGGTAA
- a CDS encoding branched-chain amino acid ABC transporter permease: MKRELLKFLFFAVLILAAPLVFTGGYLMNVLVFVGINTMLAVALNLLLGYAGQISLGHAGFFGIGAYLSGILTATYGWNAWLAMPLAALTVGILAGLIGFPILKLKGHYLAMATLGLGIIIYIVFNETVDLTGGPSGLSGIPNLAIGSLVFDNDLKNYYLIWTFGLAVVLFCVNLAGSRVGRALRAVNDSEVAARVMGVDARILKVQVFALSAVISSLAGSLYAHTMTFVSPASFGFNFSVELLTMVVIGGLGSVYGSFLGAALLTLLPELLRGAQDYDIIIYGGLLMIMVMFMPGGLVRGLPELFRRAARRREGAGNA, translated from the coding sequence ATGAAACGCGAGCTGCTCAAATTTTTGTTTTTTGCCGTACTGATTCTTGCCGCGCCGCTGGTTTTCACGGGCGGCTACCTGATGAACGTGCTGGTGTTCGTCGGCATCAACACCATGCTGGCGGTGGCGCTCAACCTGCTGTTGGGCTATGCCGGTCAGATCTCCCTCGGCCACGCGGGCTTTTTCGGCATCGGCGCCTATCTTTCCGGGATATTGACCGCCACCTACGGTTGGAATGCGTGGCTCGCCATGCCGCTGGCGGCGCTCACGGTCGGCATACTGGCCGGGCTGATCGGCTTCCCGATCCTCAAGCTCAAGGGGCATTACCTCGCCATGGCCACCCTCGGCCTGGGCATTATCATCTATATCGTGTTCAACGAGACCGTGGATCTTACCGGAGGCCCGTCCGGCCTGTCGGGCATCCCCAACCTTGCCATCGGTTCCCTGGTATTCGACAACGACTTGAAGAACTACTATCTGATCTGGACGTTCGGCCTGGCGGTTGTGCTGTTTTGCGTCAATCTGGCCGGTTCCCGGGTCGGTCGCGCCCTACGGGCGGTTAACGACTCCGAGGTCGCGGCCCGGGTCATGGGGGTCGATGCCCGCATCCTCAAGGTGCAGGTCTTTGCCCTGTCTGCCGTCATATCCTCCCTGGCCGGCAGCCTCTACGCCCATACCATGACCTTTGTCTCCCCGGCTTCGTTTGGTTTTAATTTCTCCGTGGAGTTACTCACCATGGTGGTGATCGGCGGCCTGGGCAGTGTCTACGGCTCGTTTCTGGGGGCGGCGCTCCTGACGCTTTTGCCCGAACTCCTGCGGGGCGCCCAGGACTACGATATCATCATCTACGGCGGCCTGCTGATGATCATGGTCATGTTCATGCCGGGCGGGCTGGTGCGGGGCCTCCCCGAACTTTTCAGAAGAGCGGCCAGGAGACGGGAGGGCGCCGGCAATGCTTGA
- a CDS encoding branched-chain amino acid ABC transporter permease has protein sequence MQLEQILQYSFSGLSTGAIYALIGIGFSIIFNATGIINFAQGEFVMLGGMLTLFFLELLHLPLWAAVPCAVAVSALAGILFERLAIRPLRQPTPINLVIITIAGSILIRGLAMLLWGKDTHAIPPFSGDEPISIAGATILPQHIWILTITVLIIAVNKFFFYHTISGKAMRACSYNRRAASLVGIDVRRMVLFSFIISSMLGSLAGIIVAPLTMTAYDVGIMLGLKGFCAAIIGGMSSGIATVVGGLILGVLESLGAGLISSGYKDAIAFIILLLILFIRPQGLFGKAESERV, from the coding sequence ATGCAGCTCGAACAGATCCTCCAATATTCATTTTCCGGCCTGTCCACAGGAGCGATCTACGCTCTGATCGGCATCGGTTTCTCCATCATCTTCAATGCCACCGGCATCATCAATTTCGCCCAGGGCGAATTCGTCATGCTGGGGGGGATGCTGACGCTCTTCTTTCTGGAACTATTGCACCTGCCGCTCTGGGCCGCCGTCCCCTGCGCCGTGGCGGTATCCGCCCTGGCCGGGATACTGTTCGAGCGTCTTGCCATCAGGCCGCTACGCCAGCCGACCCCCATCAATCTGGTGATCATCACCATTGCCGGCAGCATCCTGATCCGCGGCCTTGCCATGCTGCTGTGGGGCAAGGATACCCATGCCATTCCGCCATTTTCAGGGGACGAACCGATTTCCATCGCCGGGGCGACCATACTGCCCCAACACATCTGGATACTGACCATCACGGTGCTGATCATTGCCGTCAACAAATTTTTCTTCTATCACACCATCAGCGGCAAGGCCATGCGGGCCTGCTCGTACAACCGCCGCGCCGCCAGCCTTGTGGGTATCGACGTGCGCCGCATGGTACTGTTCTCCTTCATCATCAGTTCCATGCTGGGATCGCTGGCCGGCATCATCGTGGCCCCCCTGACCATGACCGCCTATGACGTGGGAATCATGCTGGGGTTGAAAGGGTTTTGCGCCGCCATCATCGGCGGGATGAGCAGCGGCATCGCCACCGTGGTCGGGGGGCTGATCCTGGGGGTGCTCGAATCCCTGGGAGCGGGATTGATATCCTCCGGCTACAAGGATGCCATTGCCTTTATCATCCTCCTGCTGATCCTGTTCATCCGGCCCCAGGGACTGTTCGGCAAGGCCGAATCGGAGCGGGTGTGA
- a CDS encoding ABC transporter substrate-binding protein, whose amino-acid sequence MKKLIAVCGVVCVGLLSATAVFAAGTIKIGGLFAVTGPAAFLGEPERNTAKMVVEEINKAGGVKGHKLELVVYDTSGDATKAVQLATKLIRDDHVAAIIGPSTTGESMAVIPVAEREKVPLISCSAGIKITEPVKKWVFKTAQNDTLAVGKIYEYLQRHKQSKVAILTVSDGFGASGREQLKAQARKYGITIVSDDTYGPKDTDMTAQLTRIRGSRAQAIICWGTNPGPAVIAKNARQLGLKTPLFMSHGVSSKRFIELAGDAAEGIKLPSGKVIVADLLPGSDRQKGALTAFVKDYQKHYRAEGDHFGGHAWDAVMLLKNAIERGGDTRATIRDQLERTRGFAGIGGTFSYSAQDHAGLNKDAFVLVEVKKRHWSIVK is encoded by the coding sequence ATGAAAAAACTGATCGCAGTGTGCGGCGTCGTGTGCGTCGGTCTTCTATCTGCCACAGCAGTATTTGCCGCGGGAACAATCAAGATCGGCGGGCTGTTCGCCGTGACCGGCCCGGCGGCCTTTCTGGGGGAACCGGAGCGCAATACCGCCAAGATGGTGGTGGAAGAAATCAACAAGGCCGGCGGCGTCAAGGGGCACAAACTGGAGCTGGTGGTCTATGATACCTCCGGCGATGCAACCAAGGCGGTACAGCTCGCCACCAAACTGATCAGGGACGACCATGTGGCGGCCATCATCGGCCCCAGCACCACCGGCGAGTCCATGGCGGTCATCCCGGTGGCCGAGCGTGAAAAGGTGCCGCTCATCTCGTGTTCCGCCGGTATCAAGATCACGGAACCGGTTAAGAAATGGGTATTCAAGACCGCCCAGAACGATACCCTGGCTGTCGGAAAAATCTACGAATACCTGCAACGGCATAAACAGTCGAAGGTTGCCATCCTGACCGTTTCCGACGGTTTTGGTGCCTCGGGCCGCGAGCAGCTGAAGGCCCAAGCCAGAAAATACGGCATCACCATCGTGTCGGATGACACCTATGGTCCCAAGGATACGGACATGACCGCCCAACTGACCAGGATCAGGGGCTCCCGGGCCCAGGCGATCATCTGCTGGGGCACCAACCCGGGACCGGCGGTTATCGCCAAGAACGCCCGCCAGTTGGGCCTCAAAACGCCCCTGTTCATGAGTCACGGCGTATCTTCCAAAAGGTTCATCGAACTGGCCGGTGATGCCGCCGAAGGGATCAAACTCCCTTCCGGCAAGGTGATCGTGGCGGACCTGCTTCCCGGTTCGGATCGACAGAAAGGGGCCCTGACGGCCTTTGTCAAGGATTACCAAAAGCATTACCGGGCCGAGGGGGATCACTTCGGCGGCCATGCCTGGGATGCGGTCATGCTGCTGAAAAACGCCATCGAACGCGGGGGCGATACACGCGCCACGATTCGGGATCAGTTGGAGAGGACGCGCGGGTTTGCCGGCATCGGCGGGACCTTCAGCTATTCGGCCCAGGATCATGCCGGATTGAACAAAGACGCCTTTGTGCTGGTAGAGGTGAAAAAACGGCACTGGTCCATCGTAAAGTAG
- a CDS encoding ACT domain-containing protein, whose protein sequence is MKVEQISIFIENKSGRLAEITRILGENGINIRALSLADTSDFGILRLIVNDVERANHVLKGKGFTVNKTEVVAVEVPDRPGGLGAILQTLDTESINVEYMYAFVEHCGGNAVIIFRFDETDKAINVLKANNFSVLAGERLYSM, encoded by the coding sequence ATGAAAGTCGAGCAGATATCCATCTTCATCGAGAATAAATCGGGCCGTCTGGCCGAAATTACCCGCATCCTGGGTGAGAACGGCATCAACATCCGGGCACTGTCCCTGGCCGACACCTCGGATTTCGGCATTCTGCGTCTGATCGTGAATGATGTGGAGAGGGCCAACCACGTGCTCAAGGGCAAGGGGTTCACCGTCAACAAGACCGAGGTGGTCGCCGTTGAGGTGCCTGACCGTCCCGGCGGTTTGGGAGCCATACTCCAGACCCTGGATACGGAATCGATCAATGTTGAGTATATGTACGCCTTTGTCGAGCACTGCGGTGGCAATGCGGTGATCATCTTCCGTTTCGATGAGACCGATAAGGCTATTAATGTGCTTAAGGCCAACAATTTCAGCGTGTTGGCGGGGGAACGCCTGTACAGCATGTAA